Proteins encoded within one genomic window of Bacillus thuringiensis:
- a CDS encoding sensor histidine kinase, translating to MIRLFIRDHIPLICFTAIQLLSIFLVYWFDGHKHIATALYAMFLGAFFMVGYLVFRYFTHRTFYERLANPMQSLDESVQKSDFAAVSTALQELLEMQYRHYQNQLQMQERKNNDHLTFMNQWIHQMKTPLSVIELITQDEVDSRFESINEETDRLKKGLEMALYVARLEAFTQDFYVERVQLHKIVNDSVHEHKRFFIRNFVYPELKIDKDITVESDAKWLQFLIGQLLSNAIKYSSGNREKIKVKACKEGNTVILEIADNGVGIPKQDLPRVFKPFFTGENGRDFKESTGMGLYLVNEITKQLGHSVEIHSEVGKGTVVRIKFLNV from the coding sequence ATGATAAGATTGTTTATTCGTGATCATATACCTCTTATTTGTTTTACAGCAATCCAACTACTATCCATATTTCTCGTATATTGGTTTGATGGACATAAGCATATCGCGACGGCATTGTATGCAATGTTTTTAGGTGCCTTTTTTATGGTAGGCTATTTAGTATTTCGTTACTTTACTCATCGTACTTTCTATGAACGATTAGCAAACCCGATGCAATCTTTAGATGAATCTGTTCAAAAATCTGATTTTGCAGCTGTGTCGACTGCTCTTCAAGAACTACTTGAGATGCAATATCGCCATTATCAAAATCAGCTTCAGATGCAAGAGAGAAAAAATAATGATCATTTAACCTTTATGAATCAGTGGATTCATCAAATGAAAACACCTTTATCTGTAATAGAATTAATTACACAGGATGAAGTGGATTCGCGTTTTGAAAGTATAAATGAGGAAACAGATAGACTGAAAAAAGGGTTAGAGATGGCTTTATATGTCGCACGTTTAGAAGCATTCACACAAGATTTTTATGTGGAAAGAGTGCAACTACATAAAATAGTGAATGATTCTGTACATGAACATAAACGCTTCTTTATCCGGAATTTTGTATATCCAGAGCTTAAAATTGATAAGGATATTACAGTAGAAAGTGATGCAAAATGGTTACAATTTTTAATTGGACAACTACTATCAAATGCAATTAAATATTCATCAGGTAATAGAGAGAAGATTAAAGTGAAAGCTTGTAAGGAAGGTAATACAGTTATACTTGAAATTGCCGATAATGGCGTAGGGATACCGAAGCAAGATTTACCAAGAGTGTTTAAACCTTTCTTTACAGGAGAAAACGGTAGAGATTTTAAAGAATCAACTGGAATGGGGCTATATCTTGTAAATGAAATTACGAAACAATTAGGTCACAGTGTAGAAATCCATTCAGAAG